A segment of the Maylandia zebra isolate NMK-2024a linkage group LG2, Mzebra_GT3a, whole genome shotgun sequence genome:
TCTTCTGCTTTGCTTGCTTTGTTGTAACACTGCAGCTCGCTTACGGAGATCTGAGCTATTCTTTTCCCGAGGAGATGAAACGAGACTCCGTGATTGGAAATATAGCCAAGGATCTCGGTTTTGATCTGATGACTTTATCTTCCCGGAAAGCTCGTGTTGATTTTGAGGGATCTCGTAAAAACTACTGTAATATTAATCTGAGAACGGGGGATCTGATCACACCGGAGAGAATCGACAGAGAAAGCCTTTGTGCCAAGAAACCTTCATGTGTTGTGCAAGTGGATCTGGTGTTAGAAAATCCGTTAGAGCTTCATCGTGTAAGTCTTCATATACAAGACGTGAACGACAACTCGCCAAAATTCAAAAAGAATTTGATTGAGATGGAAATAAGCGAGTCGGCAGACAGAGGTAACCGCTTCTCAATAGAGCAGGCCCGTGACGCAGATATAGGTCAAAATGCTGTGCAAAGGTACGAGCTTCAAAAGAACGACAACTTTATTCTGGCTGTTGACAGCAACAAGGTTGAACTCGTACTGGAAAACACTCTTGATAGAGAGAAACAAAGCGAGATGAATTTACTTCTCACAGCTTTGGACGGTGGATCTCCTCAGAGATCCGGTTCCGTAGTCATACGCGTCACTGTGCTGGATGCCAATGATAACGCCCCAGTGTTCAGCCAGGCCGTTTATAAAGCCAGTCTGCCTGAAAACTGTCCTTTAGATACAACAGTGATTAAAGTCAGTGCGACAGACGCAGACGAAAGACTGAACGGAGATGTAACGTATGACTTAAGTCAGGTGTCTGACGACGacataaatgtattttcaatTGATCCTAAAACGGGAGAAATTAAAGTAACTGCTGTGATTGACTTTGAAGACAGAAATTCTTTTGAAATGAGAGCAGAAGCGAAAGATGGTTTAGGTCTAACTTCTTACGCCAAAGTGTTAATAGATGTGACTGATGTAAATGATAATGCACCAGGGATATTTGTAAAATCACTCACTAACCCCACACCGGAGAACGTGCCACCTGGTACAGAGGTGGGCATTATTAATGTGCAGGACAGAGACTCCGGGAATAACGGGCAGGTCCACTGTTCGATCCAGCAGGGTGTCCCCTTTAAGTTGGTTCCTTCTATTAAAAACTATTATTCTCTGGTGACCACAGGACAATTGGACCGTGAACTAGTGTCTGATTACAACATTACAATCACTGCCACTGACGAGGGCTCTCCACCTCTGTCCTCTTCTAAAAGTGTTCAGTTATCTGTAGCAGATATCAACGACAACTCACCTGTGTTTGATAAGCAGTCGTACAGCGCATATGTGAGTGAGAATAATAAACCTGGCTCCACTTTATGTTCCGTTAGTGCTCGAGACCCCGACTGGAGACAGAACGGTACAGTGGTTTATTCTCTGTTAGCTGGTGAGGTGAACGGTGCCCCGGTGTCCTCCTATCTGTCTGTGAACGGAGACACGGGTGTGATCCACGCTGTGAGGTCGTTTGATTATGAACAGTTCAGGAGCTTCAAAGTCCACGTGATGGCCAGAGACAATGGTTCTCCTCCTCTCAGCAGCAACGTGACCGTGagtgtgttcatctcagatGTGAATGACAACTCTCCTCAGATCCTGTACCCCTCCCCAGAGGGCAATTCCTTCATGACCGAGCTGGTCCCCAAAGCTGCACACGGAGGGTCTCTGGTGTCCAAAGTGATCGCGGTGGACGCAGACTCCGGACAGAACGCCTGGCTGTCCTATCAAATAGTCAAATCCACTGATCCGGGACTTTTTACCATTGGTGTCCACAGCGGAGAGATCAGGACACTGCGGGACATTTCTGAATCTGACAGCATGAAACAGAACCTTGTAGTGGCAGTGAAAGATAACGGACAGCCCTCTCTGTCTGCCACCTGTTccatgtatttacttatttctgATAACTTGGCTGAGGTGCCAGAACTGAAGGATCTGTCTTATAATGAGAGCAATTCCAAACTGACTTCTTATCTGATCATCGCGCTGGTGTCTGTGTCCACATTTTTTCTGACTTTCATTATCATCATCCTGGGTTTGAGGTTTTGTCGCAGGAGAAAGCCCAGACTGTTATTTGACGGAGCAGTTGCCATCCCCAGCGGTTATCTCCCTCCTAATTACGCAGATGTTGATGGCACAGGAACTTTACGCAGCACTTACAACTATGACGCGTACCTGACCACAGGTTCAAGAACCAGTGACTTTAAGTTTGTGACATCGTATAATGACAACACGCTGCCTGCTGACCAGACTCTGAAGAAAAGTCCATCAGACTTTGCTGATCCGTTTGAAGTTGTGGAGGCTTTTGATGAGGTAGGGATGCTCAGAACCTTTCCATTTAAGTTAAACGTCTTTAATATTTCTCTGGCTACATTGTTCTTTCACTAATTATAATCTAAGAGGCATCGTTACACGGTCAATCGAAGTTGTTTGTCGCAACACGAGGGTATGAAACTGTATTTAGTGTTTGCCCCTTAAATTCACTAGTCCCACAATAGTTATGGCAGGAAAAAATTGCCACCATCGCCAGCTCGGGAATTTCACTCAACGAAATAACTAAAAGCACCAGTAAGGCGCACAGGTTCGTTCCACTAAAGATGTGGCAGGAGACAAGGTTCCGAAATTCGGAAATGCAACCTTAGTATTCTAAAACAAAgcaatacccccccccccccccccccccccacccaccaccaccaccaccaccacacacaaaccaaaacaaaacaaagctagTTTTTAAATTTCTATACATTCAACCATGTGGGTGGCGTTAATGCTTTAATGTAACTTTACACCAAGGAATCCTATAATAGGCTACATTAACGTAACAACAGTTCTAGCGAAATAAATTAAACGATTCTtggtgaaataaatataattgcAACATTAACCTTACATCAGACATGTACAGAAACttacataaattaaaataattaaggTCTCAATTAGGATGTCGAACACGGTCGCAGCTGAAGTGGCAGAGCGATGAGCGAAGCACCGCTGACGCAAACAATGCCAGTGAACAAATCataacataacaaaaaaaagaaataaagcagCATAAACGAGAACCAAAGAGAAGTACAAAACGGAGAAACACAACAGCGAGTTATCCTGAAGAGAGGCAGCAGCTTTCATATATGAAAAGTGACatattacatttaataaatcggCAATTTAAATGCAAAGCCGAACCCAGAGGACAGGTTAGCTAATACATACCAGGCCCACTGAACTACTCCACCTAGACAGGAGAGGAGCGCTTCCCAACCCAGCAGCAACAGATGACACAACATGCCAGCAATTTCTACCTTGCAAACAGTTCGAGGCAGAGAATAGTTTATGTCCAAAACTACCAATATTGAGAAGAGCGCGATACATACCTCTTCTGTTGTATCATGCTCGCCTGGGAGGTGGAATGGTTAACTGTGGTTAACTTCACACCCCAGCACAAAAAGGAGACGCCACAAGTAAGAGGCTTCTGGACTGATGGAACATTCTTACAAGACTTTGCCACGTTTAATCGATGGTAAGGTCTTAGGAAGTGTAATTAAAAACGGGATATTGTCTCTGTGTCAGCCCAGGCATGGTTTTCGTTTCATGACTATGAATGGacgaattattattattattattattattattattattattattattattattattattattattacatactCTTGAAACAGTTGGCCCTAACaagataaaatgtaaaaacagctCTGTGTGGCACTGAAAGGCTCTTCTGGTGTTCTCGCGCAGCCCAGtaggaaaatgtatttttgtgtctCGGTTATTCAGAACGCATTTCtgttatattaattattttCATATGTAACAAAATGTATAATGTATTGTAACTCATCCAAATGCCCTGACGCACTTTAGGacaatgtgttcttttactgttAAAAATGTACAGTGTTTATACACTCAAAGTTATGTTGGCCCTCTCTTTTGGAGATTTAAACATTTCGCAATAATAATGTTTAGGAATACGGTTTATGCAAACTTTTACCTAGCAAAAGCAAAGGCATTACATGTATAAGTTACAATCCAAATCTCGTTTACACGGACAGGCATACGGTATACCTGTGAAGTGAAGACCTTCATCCTGTGCTTAGTCTATTATATTGCAGAAATCACACGGAAGTTTTAAGCTGATAATCACAGGTAATTTAAATATGATGAATTGCTGCCACAATCCGGATTTAAATTGCGAAAATATTTCAATACGTTCTGGTGTGAAGATGATAAAGTAACTCGTGGTGTCGCCCTTGTCTAACAGAAAATAATCTCTCGCCACTCCACCCACTATTGCATCGAAATCAGTTGTAAAGTGTCTGGATAATCTGGTAAAATCCCGGATAGAGATGTCGCAAATTGTTACCAGATAACCGAACATTTAGTTGTCTTGGTCCGACCTTCTTTTTTGTGCTGCACAGTACATTTTCTTTGAAATTGACGGTCGATTTTTGTCAAGATGCGGGACAAAGGATTTTCAGCGCTAGGCCCGATCTTCTGCATTTCTTCCATTTTTGTAACACTGCACCTCGTTTGTGGAAATCTGAGCTATTCCTTTCCCGAGGAGATTAAACGAGACTCAGCAATTGGAAATATAGCAAAGGATCTCGGTTTTGATTTGAGGACTTTATCTTCCCGGAAGGCTCGTGTTACTTTTGAGGGCACTCATAAGCGTTACTGTGATATTAATATGAGAACGGGGGATCTGATCACATTGGAGAGAATCGACAGAGAAAGCCTCTGTGCCAAGAAACCTTCATGTGTTGTGCAAGTGGATCTGGTGTTAGAAAATCCGTTAGAGCTTCATCGTGTAAGTCTTCATATACAAGACGTGAACGACAACTCGCCAAAATTCAAAAAGAATTTGATTGAGATGGAAATACGCGAGTCAGCAGTTAAGGGTAACCGCTTCTCAATAGAGCAGGCCCGTGACGCAGATATAGGTCAAAATGCTGTGCAAAGGTACGAGCTTCAAAAGAACGACAACTTTATTCTGGCTGTTGACAGCAACAAGGTTGAACTCATACTAGAAAATACTCTTGATAGAGAGAAACAAAGCGAGATGAATTTACTTCTCACAGCTTTGGACGGTGGATCTCCTCAGAGATCCGGTTCCGTAGTCATACGCGTCACTGTGCTGGATGCCAATGATAATGCCCCAGTGTTCAGCCAGGCCGTTTATAAAGCCAGTCTGCCTGAAAACTGTCCTTTAGATACACCAGTGATTAAAGTCAGTGCCACAGACGGAGACGAAGGAGTGAACGGAGATGTAACGTATGACTTAAGTCAGGTGTCTGACGACGACATAAATGTATTTTCCATTGATCCTAAAACGGGAGAAATTAAAGTAACTGCTGTGATTGACTTTGAAGACAGAAATTCTTTTGAAATGAGAGCAGAAGCGAAAGATGGTTTAGGTCTAACTTCTTACGCCAAAGTGTTAATAGATGTGACTGATGTAAATGATAATGCACCAGTTATATATCTAAATTCAGTGTCTAACCCCACACCGGAGAACGTGCCAACTGGTACAGAGGTGGGCATTATTAATGTTCAGGACAGAGACGCTGGGAATAACGGGCAGGTCCACTGTTCGATCCAGCAGGGTGTCCCCTTTAAGTTGGTTCCTTCTATTAAAAACTATTATTCTCTGGTGACCACAGGACAATTGGACCGCGAACTAGTGTCCAATTACAACATTACAATCACTGCCACTGACGAGGGCTCTCCACCTCTGTCCTCTTCTAAAAGTGTTCAGTTATCTGTAGCTGATATCAACGACAACCCACCTGTGTTTGATGAGCAGTCGTACAGTGCATATGTGAGTGAGAATAACAAACCTGGCTCCACTTTATGTTCCGTTAGTGCTCGAGACCCCGACTGGAGACAGAACGGTACAGTGGTTTATTCTCTGTTAGCTGGTGAGGTGAACGGTGCCCCGGTGTCCTCCTATCTGTCTGTGAACGGAGACACGGGTGTGATCCACGCTGTGAGGTCGTTTGATTATGAACAGTTCAGGAGCTTCAAAGTTCACGTGATGGCCAGAGACAACGGTTCTCCTCCTCTCAGCAGCAACGTGACCGTGagtgtgttcatctcagatGTGAATGACAACTCTCCTCAGATCCTGTACCCCTCCCCGGAGGGCAACTCCTTCATGACCGAGCTGGTCCCCAAAGCTGCACACGGAGGCTCTCTGGTGTCCAAAGTGATCGCGGTGGACGCAGACTCTGGACAGAACGCCTGGCTGTCCTATCAAATAGTCAAATCCACAGATCCGGGACTTTTTACCATTGGTGTCCACAGCGGAGAGATCAGGACACACCGGGACATTTCTGAATCTGACAGCATGAAACAGAACCTTGTAGTGGCAGTGAAAGATAACGGACAGCCCTCTCTGTCTGCCACCTGTTccatgtatttacttatttctgATAACTTGGCTGAGGTGCCAGAACTGAAGGATCTGTCTTATAATGAGAGCAATTCCAAACTGACCTCTTATCTGATCATCGCGCTGGTGTCTGTGTCCACGTTTTTTCTgactttcatcatcatcatcctgggTTTGAGGTTTTGTCGCAGGAGAAAGCCCAGACTGTTGTTTGATGGAGCAGTTGCCATCCCCAGCGGTTATCTCCCTCCTAATTACGCAGATGTTGATGGCACAGGAACTTTACGCAGCACTTACAACTATGACGCGTACCTGACCACAGGTTCTAGAACCAGTGACTTTAAGTTTGTGACATCATACAATGACAACACGCTGCCTGCTGACCAGACTCTGAAGAAAAGTCCATCAGACTTTGCTGATCCGTTTGAAGACATCACAACATCTTCTGAGGTAGAAAAACGCAACTTCTTTCCcacatatataaacatataaaccTAGACTTAGaacttttattgtcattgtccaGTTTCTTGCACAACAAAATTAGGTAGGAAGACCACAAAGGTGCAACaagtaaagaaaacaatgtacaaagaaaaaaagcaatatctatctatctatctata
Coding sequences within it:
- the LOC105940793 gene encoding protocadherin gamma-A11 isoform X42, translating into MMADGKRFPAVDPIFCFACFVVTLQLAYGDLSYSFPEEMKRDSVIGNIAKDLGFDLMTLSSRKARVDFEGSRKNYCNINLRTGDLITPERIDRESLCAKKPSCVVQVDLVLENPLELHRVSLHIQDVNDNSPKFKKNLIEMEISESADRGNRFSIEQARDADIGQNAVQRYELQKNDNFILAVDSNKVELVLENTLDREKQSEMNLLLTALDGGSPQRSGSVVIRVTVLDANDNAPVFSQAVYKASLPENCPLDTTVIKVSATDADERLNGDVTYDLSQVSDDDINVFSIDPKTGEIKVTAVIDFEDRNSFEMRAEAKDGLGLTSYAKVLIDVTDVNDNAPGIFVKSLTNPTPENVPPGTEVGIINVQDRDSGNNGQVHCSIQQGVPFKLVPSIKNYYSLVTTGQLDRELVSDYNITITATDEGSPPLSSSKSVQLSVADINDNSPVFDKQSYSAYVSENNKPGSTLCSVSARDPDWRQNGTVVYSLLAGEVNGAPVSSYLSVNGDTGVIHAVRSFDYEQFRSFKVHVMARDNGSPPLSSNVTVSVFISDVNDNSPQILYPSPEGNSFMTELVPKAAHGGSLVSKVIAVDADSGQNAWLSYQIVKSTDPGLFTIGVHSGEIRTLRDISESDSMKQNLVVAVKDNGQPSLSATCSMYLLISDNLAEVPELKDLSYNESNSKLTSYLIIALVSVSTFFLTFIIIILGLRFCRRRKPRLLFDGAVAIPSGYLPPNYADVDGTGTLRSTYNYDAYLTTGSRTSDFKFVTSYNDNTLPADQTLKKSPSDFADPFEVVEAFDEQKPPNNDWRFTQGQRPGPSGATGGPEVAMGTGPWPQPPTEAEQLQALMAAANEVSEATATLGPGTMGLSTRYSPQFTLQHVPDYRQNVYIPGSTATLTSNPQQQQATAQQATQQALPPPQASAQPEPPKAAQTPASKKKSTKKEKK
- the LOC105940793 gene encoding protocadherin gamma-A11 isoform X26 is translated as MMADGKRFPAVDPIFCFACFVVTLQLAYGDLSYSFPEEMKRDSVIGNIAKDLGFDLMTLSSRKARVDFEGSRKNYCNINLRTGDLITPERIDRESLCAKKPSCVVQVDLVLENPLELHRVSLHIQDVNDNSPKFKKNLIEMEISESADRGNRFSIEQARDADIGQNAVQRYELQKNDNFILAVDSNKVELVLENTLDREKQSEMNLLLTALDGGSPQRSGSVVIRVTVLDANDNAPVFSQAVYKASLPENCPLDTTVIKVSATDADERLNGDVTYDLSQVSDDDINVFSIDPKTGEIKVTAVIDFEDRNSFEMRAEAKDGLGLTSYAKVLIDVTDVNDNAPGIFVKSLTNPTPENVPPGTEVGIINVQDRDSGNNGQVHCSIQQGVPFKLVPSIKNYYSLVTTGQLDRELVSDYNITITATDEGSPPLSSSKSVQLSVADINDNSPVFDKQSYSAYVSENNKPGSTLCSVSARDPDWRQNGTVVYSLLAGEVNGAPVSSYLSVNGDTGVIHAVRSFDYEQFRSFKVHVMARDNGSPPLSSNVTVSVFISDVNDNSPQILYPSPEGNSFMTELVPKAAHGGSLVSKVIAVDADSGQNAWLSYQIVKSTDPGLFTIGVHSGEIRTLRDISESDSMKQNLVVAVKDNGQPSLSATCSMYLLISDNLAEVPELKDLSYNESNSKLTSYLIIALVSVSTFFLTFIIIILGLRFCRRRKPRLLFDGAVAIPSGYLPPNYADVDGTGTLRSTYNYDAYLTTGSRTSDFKFVTSYNDNTLPADQTLKKSPSDFADPFEVVEAFDEQKPPNNDWRFTQGQRPGPSGPHMPYGTHIRWTPKNGTRATGGPEVAMGTGPWPQPPTEAEQLQALMAAANEVSEATATLGPGTMGLSTRYSPQFTLQHVPDYRQNVYIPGSTATLTSNPQQQQATAQQATQQALPPPQASAQPEPPKAAQTPASKKKSTKKEKK